The Gambusia affinis linkage group LG11, SWU_Gaff_1.0, whole genome shotgun sequence genome contains a region encoding:
- the LOC122839787 gene encoding MAGUK p55 subfamily member 4-like, with protein sequence MITMRETMEDGISEVLSSVVEDVSEAVNRNISGSQLLHELLSAPWLRALLKIYECLMQFQRLSPSPLLPCASGLLFEILAILQRAHRPSAEARELYNLLSSPHVQALLSSHDSVAQSDYLPVLSPLPDELPEDEEAMRIVCLVKNNQPLGATIRREEVTGDIYIARVIHGGLADRSGLLHPGDLIVEVNGNSVVGLEPEKVIQILNGSIGTILFKVIPRSAQVTSSQKPVYMRAMVDYCPLQDSSIPCPVAGMAFSRGDLLEVVDQSDALWWQARKLPCGASFAGLIPSANMLRSKHKEQWWCHPSQVHTCIRPYSLADNDEDLTHADGKRILTDMEKNKDINFDEEDPDVTEGIYLAGFRRSFRLWRRTSYKRRRQSCTSCSPSSSALSSPYEEVALYQRLPQENHRLIILIGASGVGVNELRKRLIKLNPSTFQGPVPHTTRPMKEEEQAGREYHFVTKELFEYMVCNHRFVEYGESKSHLYGTSIDAIDEVIKRGRMCIIDVEPPGIHLLRLRNLKPYVIFIKAPSPETLRQTRKNARIITSYAVNRAFTEEDFLELEDTSQLIEAKYKQCFDNVVVNDDLQDACMQLCSIIQQAQNEPQWIPVSWLHGEE encoded by the exons ATGATCACCATGAGAGAAACTATGGAGGATg GGATCAGCGAAGTATTATCCAGCGTTGTGGAGGATGTTAGTGAGGCCGTCAACAGAAACATTAGTGGCTCTCAGCTTCTGCATGAACTACTGAGCGCTCCATGGCTGCGCGCCTTGCTAAAG ATTTACGAGTGCCTGATGCAGTTCCAGAGATTGTCGCCAAGCCCCCTTCTACCTTGTGCCTCCGGACTCTTATTTGAG ATCCTGGCCATCTTACAAAGAGCGCACCGTCCTTCGGCTGAAGCTCGTGAGCTCTACAACCTCCTCAGCTCACCACATGTCCAG GCCCTGTTATCGTCTCACGACAGCGTGGCGCAGTCTGACTATTTACCCGTCCTTTCTCCGCTGCCCGATGAGTTACCAGAGGACGAGGAGGCCATGAGGATCGTTTGTCTTGTAAAGAATAACCAGCCCCTG GGGGCGACTATAAGGAGGGAGGAGGTGACGGGAGACATCTACATTGCCCGAGTGATTCATGGAGGACTGGCAGACCGCAGTG GACTCCTTCATCCTGGTGACCTTATAGTGGAGGTGAATGGAAACTCAGTGGTGGGACTGGAACCAGAAAAGGTCATCCAGATACTG AACGGTTCGATTGGAACTATTTTGTTCAAAGTTATCCCGAGGTCAGCGCAGGTCACCAGCAGCCAGAAGCCG GTGTACATGAGGGCGATGGTGGACTACTGCCCCCTGCAGGACTCCTCCATCCCCTGTCCGGTTGCAGGAATGGCTTTCAGCAGAGGCGACCTGCTGGAGGTGGTCGACCAATCAGACGCTCTGTGGTGGCAGGCCAGGAAGCTGCCCTGCGGCGCTTCCTTCGCTGGGCTAATTCCCTCTGCTAACATGCTGAGGAG taaACACAAGGAGCAGTGGTGGTGTCATCCATCCCAGGTTCACACGTGCATCAGGCCCT ACAGCCTGGCTGATAACG ACGAGGATCTGACGCACGCTGATGGCAAAAGGATCCTGACAG atatggaaaaaaacaaagacataaactTTG ATGAGGAGGACCCAGATGTCACTGAAGGAATTTACCTGG CTGGCTTCCGCCGGAGCTTCCGCCTCTGGAGGAGGACGTCCTATAAGAGGAGGCGGCAGTCCTGCACCTCCTGCTCGCCCAGCAGCAGCGCTCTGTCCTCCCCATATGAGGAGGTGGCGTTGTACCAGCGCCTCCCGCAGGAGAACCACCGCCTCATCATCCTCATAG GAGCTTCAGGAGTCGGAGTCAATGAGTTGAGGAAGAGACTCATCAAACTGAACCCGTCGACCTTCCAGGGACCCGTACCGC ACACAACCCGTCCAATGAAAGAAGAGGAGCAGGCAGGTAGAGAGTACCACTTTGTCACCAAAGAGCTGTTTGAGTATATGGTCTGCAACCACAG ATTTGTAGAATATGGGGAGAGTAAGAGCCACCTGTATGGAACCAGCATTGATGCTATTGATGAGGTGATAAAACGAGGACGGATGTGCATCATCGACGTTGAACCACCT GGCATCCATCTGTTGCGATTAAGGAACCTGAAGCCGTACGTGATTTTCATCAAAGCGCCGAGCCCAGAAACACTGAGACAGACCCGGAAAAACGCCAGGATCATCACCAGCTACGCTGTCAACAGGGCATTCACA GAGGAAGACTTTCTGGAGCTGGAGGACACGTCTCAGCTTATCGAGGCCAAATACAAACAGTGTTTTGACAACGTGGTGGTGAATGACGACCTGCAGGACGCCTGCATGCAGCTCTGCTCCATCATCCAGCAGGCGCAGAACGAGCCTCAGTGGATCCCAGTCAGCTGGCTGCATGGAGAGGAGTAG
- the LOC122839788 gene encoding olfactory receptor 4E1-like, translated as MNVTYINLSGHVELEKYRYVYFSIMVTGYVLILSSNSTVVCLVAIHKNLHEPMYIFIAALLINSILFSSSIYPKLLIDFLSEEQIVSYQACLIQAFAFYTLSCSEYLLLAAMAFDRFVSICKPLQYHMIMRKRTVSVFLVLAWFVPACHIVVPFIGNANSKLCSFTLRGIFCNNSVNYLFCVASRVLLMYGLVVVFNIAVFPMVFILFTYTVIFIVAYRSCGDVRKKAVQTCLPHLLVLINYSCLFAYDMIIVRLESDISKTARFAMTMCIIMCSPLFNPVIYGLKMKEIYKHLRRLFSQTRGK; from the coding sequence ATGAATGTAACATACATTAATCTCAGTGGCCATGTGGAGTTGGAAAAATATCGGTACGTTTATTTCTCCATCATGGTCACGGGTTATGTTTTGATCCTGTCCAGCAACTCTACAGTCGTTTGTCTGGTTGCGATTCACAAGAACCTCCATGAGCCCATGTATATCTTTATTGCTGCTTTGCTGATCAACTCCATTCTTTTCAGTTCTTCCATCTACCCGAAGCTTTTGATTGACTTCTTATCAGAGGAGCAGATTGTGTCTTACCAGGCTTGTCTCATTCAGGCGTTTGCATTTTACACTCTAAGCTGTTCAGAGTACTTGCTGTTAGCAGCCATGGCTTTTGACAGATTTGTGTCAATATGTAAACCTCTGCAATATCATATGATCATGAGAAAAAGAACGGTGAGTGTTTTCCTCGTTCTAGCTTGGTTTGTACCTGCTTGTCACATCGTTGTGCCCTTCATTGGAAATGCCAATTCCAAGCTCTGTAGCTTCACTTTGAGAGGCATTTTCTGCAACAATTCTGTGAATTATCTTTTCTGTGTGGCTTCAAGAGTTTTGCTCATGTACGGCCTAGTTGTCGTATTCAACATTGCTGTTTTTCCCATGGTTTTCATATTGTTCACTTACACAGTTATATTTATAGTGGCCTATAGAAGCTGTGGGGATGTGAGGAAAAAAGCTGTGCAGACGTGTTTACCTCACCTGCTGGTGTTAATCAACTactcttgtttgtttgcttatGACATGATTATTGTGAGACTGGAATCTGACATTTCAAAGACTGCACGGTTTGCAATGACGATGTGTATAATAATGTGCAGTCCTCTTTTTAATCCAGTCATTTACggactgaaaatgaaagaaatctaTAAACACCTGAGAAGGTTGTTCTCCCAAACGAGGGGAAAGTGA